The following coding sequences lie in one Lolium perenne isolate Kyuss_39 chromosome 2, Kyuss_2.0, whole genome shotgun sequence genomic window:
- the LOC127331996 gene encoding uncharacterized protein isoform X2, translating into MCHAAGSQFITHTIGRGLGAARPQVHTNQHQGLRDPPAICDEEQVIGSFDLYYVLIMYTVNATEQMDKLDRAFEQVKQMLYGRLHDVLRKHIVERVHIPGAPSLRPREAQNDNVAAREKTNHLSCVADVMLQRPGHHDEIVDDLAVLMESPGNWSHCSPLQMLYLSLLPKFSLCIFLTVVML; encoded by the exons ATGTGCCATGCTGCGGGAAGCCAGTTCATCACACACACCATTGGGAG GGGTCTTGGCGCAGCTAGACCTCAAGTCCACACCAATCAACACCAAGGGTTACGAGACCCTCCTGCCATTTGTG ACGAAGAACAAGTTATCGGCAGTTTCGATCTATACTATGTGCTCATCATGTATACTGTTAATGCTACAGAACAG ATGGACAAATTGGACAGGGCATTTGAGCAGGTGAAGCAGATGCTGTATGGCAGGCTCCATGATGTGCTAAGAAAGCATATTGTAGAGAGGGTGCACATCCCAGGGGCTCCTTCATTGAGACCAAGAGAAGCCCAGAACGATAATGTTGCAGCCAGAGAAAAGACGAATCATCTATCGTGTGTTGCTGAT GTGATGCTGCAGCGACCAGGACATCATGATGAGATTGTCGATGACTTAGCTGTCCTTATGGAGTCGCCCGGTAACTGGTCACATTGTAGTCCGCTCCAAATGTTATATCTGAGTCTGCTCCCAAAGTTcagtttgtgtatctttctcactgtTGTAATGTTGTAA
- the LOC127331996 gene encoding uncharacterized protein isoform X1 — protein MCHAAGSQFITHTIGRWIVCQQCRGLGAARPQVHTNQHQGLRDPPAICDEEQVIGSFDLYYVLIMYTVNATEQMDKLDRAFEQVKQMLYGRLHDVLRKHIVERVHIPGAPSLRPREAQNDNVAAREKTNHLSCVADVMLQRPGHHDEIVDDLAVLMESPGNWSHCSPLQMLYLSLLPKFSLCIFLTVVML, from the exons ATGTGCCATGCTGCGGGAAGCCAGTTCATCACACACACCATTGGGAGGTGGATAGTTTGCCAACAA TGCAGGGGTCTTGGCGCAGCTAGACCTCAAGTCCACACCAATCAACACCAAGGGTTACGAGACCCTCCTGCCATTTGTG ACGAAGAACAAGTTATCGGCAGTTTCGATCTATACTATGTGCTCATCATGTATACTGTTAATGCTACAGAACAG ATGGACAAATTGGACAGGGCATTTGAGCAGGTGAAGCAGATGCTGTATGGCAGGCTCCATGATGTGCTAAGAAAGCATATTGTAGAGAGGGTGCACATCCCAGGGGCTCCTTCATTGAGACCAAGAGAAGCCCAGAACGATAATGTTGCAGCCAGAGAAAAGACGAATCATCTATCGTGTGTTGCTGAT GTGATGCTGCAGCGACCAGGACATCATGATGAGATTGTCGATGACTTAGCTGTCCTTATGGAGTCGCCCGGTAACTGGTCACATTGTAGTCCGCTCCAAATGTTATATCTGAGTCTGCTCCCAAAGTTcagtttgtgtatctttctcactgtTGTAATGTTGTAA